The following coding sequences lie in one Myxococcus xanthus genomic window:
- a CDS encoding DUF4388 domain-containing protein, producing MFPTPSQVLRQREGVLADTPFPLLLHALMAEERTCTLELKVRQREKRIVFEDGAPVACQSNLLHETLGKYLVEKGKLSETDYQKALAESISAEVPLSGLLVQKGLISPFDLYKQLQANLAHKLLDCFRWVDAKYRLIADVEPPDASVRTNTGQLILTGVANVMPFDAVATHFTFTDERRFGQMPGTEAGLKLSSKDARLFQALRLRPTFGELMERTGFDTEVVLRRLYALCLLEVAGFVEDVDAKAARLSAGKGKAPAAPEPVAPPVAAPAPQGTPFSDEDEAARNALVSAFMSHRSKDPFALLDVPEDVQPVPLRKAFLALADRYAPLRFHTPELREKAEVLLAAHAKAFGALSDAEQNLLWRKRRAAHREKDRGTRPTTAEQFRIRTDLLDATTQFDEAKRRLAARNHAGAFEYFEYACDIDPKPLYQAYRAYARYLMKPEAHGRLAQQELQEVLRQEPTLEEGWAFLGEVAQGEGQWGQAEDAFRRAFKLNPKNRRYVELIQEIVRRR from the coding sequence ATGTTCCCCACGCCGTCGCAGGTCCTCCGCCAGCGGGAGGGAGTACTGGCCGATACGCCGTTCCCCCTGCTGCTTCACGCGCTGATGGCGGAGGAGCGCACCTGCACGTTGGAATTGAAGGTGCGGCAGCGGGAGAAGCGCATCGTCTTCGAGGACGGCGCGCCGGTGGCATGCCAGTCCAACCTCCTCCACGAGACGCTGGGCAAGTACCTGGTGGAGAAGGGCAAGCTGTCGGAGACGGACTACCAGAAGGCGCTGGCGGAGAGCATCTCCGCGGAGGTGCCGCTCAGCGGCCTGCTGGTGCAGAAGGGCCTCATCAGTCCCTTCGATTTGTACAAGCAATTGCAGGCGAACCTGGCGCACAAGCTGCTGGACTGCTTCCGCTGGGTGGACGCGAAGTACCGGCTCATCGCCGACGTGGAGCCTCCGGACGCCAGCGTGCGGACGAACACGGGCCAGCTCATCCTCACGGGCGTGGCCAATGTGATGCCTTTCGACGCGGTGGCCACGCACTTCACCTTCACGGACGAGCGCCGCTTCGGGCAGATGCCGGGCACGGAGGCGGGGCTGAAGCTGTCATCGAAGGACGCGCGGCTGTTCCAGGCGCTCCGGTTGCGCCCCACCTTCGGTGAGCTGATGGAGCGCACCGGCTTCGACACGGAGGTGGTGCTCCGGCGGTTGTACGCGCTGTGCCTGCTGGAGGTCGCGGGCTTCGTGGAGGACGTGGACGCGAAGGCGGCCCGGCTGAGCGCGGGGAAGGGGAAGGCGCCCGCCGCGCCCGAACCGGTGGCGCCTCCGGTGGCGGCGCCAGCTCCGCAGGGGACGCCGTTCTCCGACGAGGACGAGGCGGCGCGCAATGCATTGGTGAGCGCCTTCATGTCGCACCGGAGCAAGGACCCCTTCGCGCTGTTGGACGTGCCCGAGGACGTGCAGCCGGTGCCGCTGCGTAAGGCCTTCCTGGCCCTGGCGGACCGCTACGCGCCCCTGCGCTTCCATACGCCGGAGCTCCGCGAGAAGGCGGAGGTGCTGCTGGCGGCCCATGCGAAGGCGTTTGGCGCGCTGTCGGACGCGGAGCAGAACCTGCTGTGGCGCAAGCGGCGCGCGGCGCATCGGGAGAAGGACCGGGGTACGCGGCCCACCACGGCCGAACAGTTCCGCATCCGCACGGACTTGCTGGACGCGACCACGCAGTTCGACGAGGCGAAGCGCCGGCTGGCCGCGCGGAACCACGCGGGGGCCTTCGAGTACTTCGAGTACGCCTGCGACATCGACCCGAAGCCGCTGTACCAGGCCTACCGGGCCTACGCGCGCTATCTGATGAAGCCGGAGGCGCACGGACGGCTGGCGCAGCAGGAGTTGCAGGAGGTGCTGCGCCAGGAGCCCACGCTGGAGGAGGGCTGGGCCTTCCTGGGTGAAGTGGCCCAGGGCGAAGGCCAGTGGGGGCAGGCCGAAGACGCGTTCCGCAGGGCGTTCAAGCTGAACCCGAAGAACCGCCGCTACGTCGAACTCATCCAGGAGATTGTCCGGCGGCGCTAG
- a CDS encoding TadE/TadG family type IV pilus assembly protein, giving the protein MGSIRERNQSGQAAVEAAIVLPLFVFLILGILQLGLMHQARLLTKYAAYKAVRAGSLNSAKVDEMEKAALAVLLPMLSVPGQRGAYIPPVGSAAEFQAKWRDVSGNQIPGTSLKHAQVTVCGPTQGDVGGGGPELDFDDPRNTAPTGWKESHRTKLRVQVTFNYRMFIPFADWVIYQSTRGRELRKELRMYRKPTDPQTQGDKPDRTESLLEQAAAQKVYITPIRATYTMRMQSNFFLNRAALPGSNECVFPFSY; this is encoded by the coding sequence ATGGGCAGCATTCGTGAGAGGAATCAGTCGGGCCAGGCGGCCGTCGAAGCTGCCATTGTCCTTCCCCTGTTCGTCTTCCTCATCCTGGGCATCCTCCAGCTGGGGCTGATGCACCAGGCGCGGCTGCTGACCAAGTACGCCGCCTACAAGGCTGTGCGGGCTGGGTCGCTGAACAGCGCCAAGGTCGACGAGATGGAGAAGGCCGCGCTCGCGGTGCTGTTGCCGATGCTGAGCGTGCCCGGGCAGCGGGGGGCCTACATCCCCCCGGTGGGAAGCGCGGCGGAGTTCCAGGCCAAGTGGCGTGACGTGTCGGGCAACCAGATTCCCGGCACGTCACTGAAACACGCACAGGTCACCGTCTGCGGCCCCACGCAGGGCGATGTCGGCGGAGGTGGGCCGGAGCTGGACTTCGATGACCCCCGGAACACCGCGCCCACGGGCTGGAAGGAGAGCCACCGCACCAAGCTGCGCGTCCAGGTGACGTTCAACTACCGGATGTTCATCCCCTTCGCGGACTGGGTCATCTACCAATCCACCCGTGGCCGCGAGCTGCGGAAGGAACTGCGAATGTACCGCAAGCCTACCGACCCACAGACGCAGGGCGACAAGCCGGACCGCACGGAGTCCCTCCTGGAGCAGGCGGCTGCGCAGAAGGTCTACATCACCCCCATCCGCGCCACCTACACCATGCGGATGCAGTCCAACTTCTTCCTCAACCGGGCAGCCCTCCCAGGGAGCAACGAATGCGTCTTCCCATTCTCCTACTAA
- a CDS encoding ABC transporter substrate-binding protein, which yields MRRPLMLLATLALAVVACEKKNAPAAPSPEGQATGVPAAPVDSNTILLGEVGSLTGSEATFGVSARNGIELALNEANEAGGVKGKKLQVRVYDSQGRPEEGAQAVTRLITQDKVVAILGEAASSVSMAMAEKAQAGKVPMVTPTSTAPEVTQKGDYIFRVCFIDPFQGLAMAKFARENLKLSRVAVLRDNKSAFSMGLADVFTARFKEFGGEVPGDESYSKGDTDFRAQLTSLKRLKPDAVFVPGYYTDVGIIARQAREIGLKVPLLGGDGWDSDKLYELGGSALEGSYFANHYSPDNPDPLLQKFLARYKATYGSVPDSVAALAYDAARVTIDAMKRAPDLSGPSLRDAIAATKEFPGVTGKITLDANRDAVKEAVVLKVSGGKAEFVTTVTP from the coding sequence ATGCGCCGTCCCCTGATGCTGCTCGCGACCCTGGCCCTGGCAGTGGTGGCCTGCGAGAAGAAGAACGCGCCCGCCGCGCCCTCGCCGGAGGGGCAGGCGACCGGGGTACCGGCCGCTCCGGTGGACTCGAACACGATTCTGCTGGGAGAGGTCGGCAGCCTCACGGGGAGCGAGGCGACCTTCGGGGTGTCCGCGCGCAACGGCATCGAGCTGGCGCTGAACGAGGCCAACGAGGCGGGCGGCGTGAAGGGCAAGAAGCTCCAGGTGCGCGTCTACGACAGCCAGGGCCGGCCGGAGGAAGGCGCCCAGGCCGTGACGCGGCTCATCACCCAGGACAAGGTGGTGGCGATTCTCGGCGAGGCGGCCTCGTCGGTGTCCATGGCCATGGCGGAGAAGGCGCAGGCGGGCAAGGTGCCCATGGTGACGCCCACGTCCACCGCGCCGGAAGTGACGCAGAAGGGCGACTACATCTTCCGCGTCTGCTTCATCGACCCCTTCCAGGGGCTCGCCATGGCGAAGTTCGCGCGGGAGAATCTGAAGCTGTCCCGCGTGGCGGTGCTGCGCGACAACAAGAGCGCGTTCTCCATGGGCCTGGCGGACGTGTTCACCGCCAGGTTCAAGGAATTCGGTGGCGAGGTGCCGGGCGACGAGAGCTACTCCAAGGGCGACACGGACTTCCGCGCGCAGCTGACGTCCCTCAAGCGGCTGAAGCCGGACGCCGTCTTCGTCCCTGGCTACTACACGGACGTGGGCATCATCGCGCGGCAGGCGCGTGAAATCGGGCTCAAGGTGCCGCTGCTCGGCGGCGACGGCTGGGACTCCGACAAGCTGTACGAGCTGGGCGGCTCCGCGCTGGAGGGCAGCTACTTCGCCAACCACTACTCGCCGGACAACCCGGACCCGTTGCTCCAGAAGTTCCTGGCCCGCTACAAGGCCACCTACGGCAGCGTGCCGGACAGCGTGGCCGCGCTGGCGTACGACGCGGCGCGGGTGACCATCGACGCCATGAAGCGCGCGCCGGACCTGAGCGGCCCTTCGTTGCGCGACGCGATTGCCGCGACGAAGGAGTTCCCGGGCGTGACGGGCAAAATCACCCTGGACGCCAACCGCGACGCGGTGAAGGAGGCCGTGGTGCTCAAGGTCTCCGGCGGCAAGGCGGAGTTCGTCACCACGGTGACGCCGTAG
- a CDS encoding SUF system Fe-S cluster assembly regulator, with product MLRMSKMTDYGIVLMTELARAEGDTRTTRELAARTRVPLPSASKVLKSLLQAALVVSHRGANGGYGLARPAHELPLAELVAALEGPVALTECGVHTSGGAPCELESVCQVRGHWRLINDAIQEALGRLTLADLIAPAPRVPERLVGLGTPSRPASSPAAGHPPSASATGVRS from the coding sequence ATGCTCCGGATGAGCAAGATGACCGACTACGGCATCGTGCTGATGACCGAGTTGGCTCGCGCGGAGGGTGACACGCGCACCACCCGTGAGCTGGCGGCGCGCACGCGCGTGCCACTTCCCTCGGCCAGCAAGGTGCTCAAGAGCCTGCTCCAGGCGGCGCTCGTGGTGTCGCACCGTGGCGCCAACGGCGGCTACGGGCTGGCACGCCCGGCCCATGAGCTGCCGCTGGCCGAACTGGTCGCCGCGCTCGAGGGGCCGGTCGCCCTCACGGAGTGTGGCGTCCACACCTCCGGGGGTGCGCCCTGTGAGCTGGAGTCCGTCTGTCAGGTGCGGGGCCACTGGCGCCTCATCAACGACGCCATCCAGGAGGCACTGGGGCGGCTGACGCTGGCGGACCTCATCGCCCCCGCGCCCCGCGTGCCAGAGCGCCTCGTGGGCCTGGGGACACCCTCTCGCCCGGCGTCTTCCCCGGCCGCTGGCCACCCCCCTTCTGCTTCCGCGACAGGAGTTCGCTCATGA
- the sufB gene encoding Fe-S cluster assembly protein SufB has product MSTETLQELTRRPYAAGFVTQVESDTFPPGLDEDVIRQISAKKGEPEFLLDWRLKAFRHWKTMKEPTWQAVTYAPIDYQAIRYYSAPKQKPVKASLDEVDPEILRTYEKLGIPLHEQKLLQNVAVDAVFDSVSVATTFKDKLAKAGVIFCSFSEAVREHPELVKKYLGTVVPYSDNYFAALNSAVFSDGSFVYIPKGVRCPMELSTYFRINAADTGQFERTLIVAEEGSHVSYLEGCTAPMRDTNQLHAAVVELVALDNATIKYSTVQNWYPGDAEGRGGIYNFVTKRGIAHRAAKISWTQVETGSAITWKYPSVILKGDDSVGEFYSVALTNHMQQADTGTKMVHIGKNSRSTIVSKGISAGRGQNTYRGLVKVLKSAENARNYTQCDSLLLGDKCGAHTVPYIEVKNASAQVEHEASTSKIGEDQLFYCRQRGISQEDAVSMIVNGFCRQVFKELPMEFAVEAQKLLGVSLEGSVG; this is encoded by the coding sequence ATGAGCACCGAAACCCTCCAGGAACTGACGCGCCGCCCGTATGCGGCGGGCTTCGTCACCCAGGTGGAATCGGACACGTTTCCTCCCGGGCTGGACGAGGACGTCATCCGCCAGATCTCCGCGAAGAAGGGTGAGCCGGAGTTCCTCCTCGACTGGCGCCTCAAGGCCTTCCGCCACTGGAAGACGATGAAGGAGCCCACGTGGCAGGCCGTCACCTACGCGCCCATCGACTATCAGGCCATCCGCTATTACTCGGCGCCGAAGCAGAAGCCGGTGAAGGCCAGCCTGGACGAGGTGGACCCGGAGATTCTGCGCACCTACGAGAAGCTCGGCATTCCGCTGCATGAGCAGAAGCTGCTGCAGAACGTGGCGGTGGACGCCGTATTCGACTCGGTGTCGGTGGCCACCACGTTCAAGGACAAGCTGGCCAAGGCGGGCGTCATCTTCTGCTCGTTCTCCGAAGCCGTGCGCGAGCACCCGGAGCTGGTGAAGAAGTACCTGGGCACCGTCGTGCCGTACTCGGACAACTACTTCGCCGCGCTCAACTCGGCGGTCTTCAGCGACGGCTCGTTCGTCTACATCCCCAAGGGCGTGCGCTGCCCCATGGAGCTATCCACGTACTTCCGCATCAACGCGGCGGACACGGGCCAGTTCGAGCGCACGCTCATCGTCGCGGAGGAGGGCTCCCACGTGAGCTACCTGGAGGGCTGCACGGCCCCCATGCGCGACACCAACCAGCTCCACGCCGCGGTGGTGGAACTGGTGGCGCTCGACAACGCCACCATCAAGTACTCCACGGTGCAGAACTGGTACCCGGGCGACGCGGAGGGGCGCGGCGGCATCTACAACTTCGTCACCAAGCGCGGCATCGCGCACCGGGCGGCGAAGATTTCGTGGACGCAGGTGGAGACGGGCTCGGCGATTACGTGGAAGTACCCGAGCGTCATCCTCAAGGGGGATGACTCGGTGGGCGAGTTCTACTCGGTGGCGCTCACCAACCACATGCAGCAGGCGGACACGGGCACGAAGATGGTGCACATCGGGAAGAACTCCCGCAGCACCATCGTGTCCAAGGGAATCTCCGCTGGCCGCGGGCAGAACACGTACCGCGGGCTGGTGAAGGTGCTCAAGAGCGCGGAGAACGCGCGCAACTACACGCAGTGCGATTCGCTGCTGCTCGGTGACAAGTGCGGCGCCCACACGGTGCCGTACATCGAGGTGAAGAACGCGTCGGCGCAGGTGGAGCACGAGGCGTCCACGTCGAAGATTGGCGAGGACCAGCTCTTCTACTGCCGGCAGCGGGGCATCTCGCAGGAGGACGCGGTGTCGATGATCGTCAACGGCTTCTGCCGCCAGGTGTTCAAGGAGCTCCCGATGGAGTTCGCGGTGGAAGCGCAGAAGCTGCTCGGAGTGAGCCTGGAAGGGAGCGTGGGGTAG
- the sufC gene encoding Fe-S cluster assembly ATPase SufC translates to MALLTVRNLHARVAGKDILKGIDLEVAPGEVHAIMGPNGSGKSTLASVLAGRDGYEVTQGEVLFDGKPLLELSPEARAAAGVFLAFQYPVEIPGVGNIHFLRTALNAQRRSKGLEELDAMDFLQLAKEKSKLVQLDAAFMNRSVNEGFSGGEKKRNEIFQMAVLEPRLAILDETDSGLDIDALRTVAGGVNALRSPERGMVLITHYQRLLDYIVPDKVHVIAGGRIVRSGGRELALELEEKGYGWLGLDGAKAPAAEARR, encoded by the coding sequence ATGGCGCTTTTGACTGTTCGCAACCTGCACGCCCGCGTGGCGGGCAAGGACATCCTCAAGGGCATCGACCTGGAGGTCGCGCCCGGCGAGGTCCACGCCATCATGGGCCCCAACGGCTCTGGGAAGAGCACGCTGGCCAGTGTGCTGGCGGGCCGTGATGGCTACGAGGTGACGCAGGGCGAGGTGCTGTTCGACGGCAAGCCGCTGCTGGAGCTGTCGCCCGAGGCCCGCGCCGCCGCGGGCGTGTTCCTCGCCTTCCAGTACCCGGTGGAGATTCCGGGCGTGGGCAACATCCACTTCCTGCGCACCGCGCTCAACGCGCAGCGCCGCTCGAAGGGGCTGGAGGAGCTGGACGCCATGGACTTCCTCCAGCTGGCCAAGGAGAAGTCGAAGCTGGTGCAACTCGACGCGGCCTTCATGAACCGCTCGGTGAATGAGGGCTTCTCCGGCGGCGAGAAGAAGCGCAACGAGATTTTCCAGATGGCGGTGCTGGAGCCGCGGCTGGCCATCCTCGACGAGACGGACTCCGGCCTGGACATCGACGCGCTGCGCACGGTGGCGGGCGGCGTGAACGCGCTGCGCTCGCCCGAGCGCGGAATGGTGCTGATTACGCACTACCAGCGGCTGCTCGACTACATCGTCCCGGACAAGGTGCACGTCATCGCGGGCGGCCGCATCGTCCGCTCCGGTGGCCGCGAGCTGGCGCTGGAGCTGGAGGAGAAGGGCTACGGCTGGCTGGGGCTGGACGGAGCCAAGGCGCCGGCGGCGGAGGCACGGCGATGA
- the sufD gene encoding Fe-S cluster assembly protein SufD, which yields MTAALAHYLDVATRFQAAPEQASAPQWLKRLRADALVHFERQGLPTTRDEAWKYSRLGSIAEGTFIPRTGVSRDTAHLSAVVERLGLPGPRLVFVDGRLAPELSSVAGLPRGLTLKPLRDAVREDGELLESLLGQRALANEHAFTALNAALLEEGALLRLAPGALSEVPVQLVFLTRGDAPVLSSPRILVVAGESSEATLVETYASAGPAGSAATFTNAVTEVTLGDNASLHHYKLQVEADAALHVGALHARQGRDSRFASHAFAFGGAMARNEVHAAFAGEGGDATLNGLYVGQGAQHLDNRTALDHAVPRCTSRELYKGVLDGHSRGTFHGLIRVRQDAQRTDSRQQNRNLLLSESAQADARPQLEIFADDVKCAHGAAVGRLDAQALFYLRSRGVPQAEAERLLTYAFAREVVEAVPAGPVRANIEALLALKLPGAAQREVTA from the coding sequence ATGACGGCCGCCCTGGCGCACTACCTGGACGTGGCCACGCGCTTCCAGGCGGCGCCCGAACAGGCGTCCGCGCCACAGTGGCTCAAGCGCCTGCGCGCCGATGCCCTGGTCCACTTCGAGCGGCAGGGCCTGCCCACGACGCGTGACGAGGCGTGGAAGTACTCCCGGCTGGGGTCCATCGCGGAAGGAACGTTCATTCCACGGACGGGAGTGTCCCGGGACACCGCCCACCTGTCGGCGGTGGTGGAGCGGCTGGGCTTGCCGGGGCCCCGGTTGGTGTTCGTGGACGGGCGGCTGGCGCCGGAGTTGTCGTCCGTGGCGGGCCTGCCTCGCGGCCTGACGCTGAAGCCGCTGCGGGACGCGGTGCGCGAGGACGGCGAGCTGCTGGAGTCCTTGCTAGGACAGCGGGCCCTGGCGAACGAGCACGCCTTCACCGCGCTCAACGCGGCGCTGCTGGAAGAGGGCGCGCTGTTGCGGCTGGCGCCGGGCGCGCTGAGCGAGGTGCCCGTGCAGTTGGTGTTCCTCACGCGCGGCGACGCGCCGGTGCTGTCCAGCCCGCGCATCCTCGTGGTGGCGGGGGAGAGCAGCGAAGCGACGCTGGTGGAGACGTATGCCAGCGCGGGCCCCGCGGGCTCGGCGGCGACGTTCACCAACGCGGTGACGGAGGTGACGCTGGGCGACAACGCCAGCCTCCACCACTACAAGCTCCAGGTGGAGGCGGACGCGGCGCTGCACGTGGGCGCGCTCCATGCACGGCAGGGGCGGGACAGCCGCTTCGCCTCGCATGCCTTCGCCTTTGGTGGGGCCATGGCGCGCAACGAGGTCCACGCGGCCTTCGCGGGCGAGGGTGGCGACGCGACGTTGAATGGCCTGTACGTGGGGCAGGGCGCGCAGCACCTGGACAACCGCACGGCGCTGGACCACGCGGTGCCCCGGTGCACCAGCCGCGAGCTGTACAAGGGCGTGCTGGATGGCCACTCACGCGGCACCTTCCACGGGCTCATCCGCGTGCGGCAGGACGCGCAGCGCACGGACTCGCGGCAGCAGAACCGCAACCTGCTGCTGTCGGAGTCGGCGCAGGCGGACGCGCGGCCTCAGTTGGAAATCTTCGCGGACGACGTGAAGTGCGCGCACGGCGCGGCGGTGGGGCGGCTGGACGCGCAGGCGCTGTTCTACCTGCGCTCGCGCGGCGTGCCCCAGGCGGAGGCGGAGCGGCTGCTCACCTACGCCTTCGCTCGCGAGGTGGTGGAGGCGGTGCCCGCCGGCCCCGTGCGCGCGAACATCGAAGCGCTCCTGGCCTTGAAGCTGCCGGGCGCGGCGCAGCGCGAGGTGACGGCATGA
- a CDS encoding cysteine desulfurase, with protein MSGFDVKQVREDFPILHQEVRGRPLVYLDSAATAQKPQAVIDALVRFYQHDNANVHRGVHVLSERATEAYEGARETVRRFINARDVKEVVFVRGTTEAINLVAQTYGRKHIGAGDEVLITQMEHHANIVPWRMLCEQTGAVLKVIPVDDRGELVLDAVDALLTERTRILAVTHVSNALGTVAPVKELTRRAHAKGIPVLVDGAQAVTHFPVDVQDLGCDFYAFSGHKMFGPTGIGVLYGRKEMLEAMPPYQGGGDMILSVTMEKVTYNRVPYRFEAGTPNLEGAVGLAAAIRYLEALGMENVAAHDRELLAYATQALESVPGLRMVGTAREKSGVLSFMLADIHPHDVGTILDREGICIRTGHHCAQPVMQHFKVPATSRASLALYNTREDVDALVRGLHKVLEVFQ; from the coding sequence ATGAGCGGCTTCGACGTGAAGCAGGTCCGCGAGGACTTCCCCATCCTCCACCAGGAGGTGCGGGGCCGGCCGCTGGTGTACCTGGACAGCGCCGCCACGGCGCAGAAGCCGCAGGCCGTCATCGACGCGCTGGTGCGCTTCTACCAGCACGACAACGCCAACGTGCACCGCGGCGTCCACGTGTTGTCCGAGCGCGCCACGGAAGCCTACGAGGGCGCGCGTGAGACGGTGCGCCGCTTCATCAACGCCCGGGACGTGAAGGAAGTCGTCTTCGTGCGTGGCACCACCGAGGCCATCAACCTGGTGGCGCAGACGTACGGGCGCAAGCACATCGGCGCCGGAGACGAGGTGCTCATCACCCAGATGGAGCACCACGCCAACATCGTCCCCTGGCGGATGCTTTGCGAGCAGACGGGCGCCGTGCTCAAGGTCATCCCCGTGGATGACCGGGGCGAGCTGGTGCTGGACGCCGTGGACGCGCTGCTGACGGAGCGCACGCGCATCCTCGCGGTGACGCACGTGTCCAACGCGCTGGGCACCGTGGCGCCGGTGAAGGAACTTACGCGGCGGGCCCATGCGAAGGGCATCCCCGTGCTGGTGGACGGCGCACAGGCGGTGACGCACTTCCCCGTGGACGTGCAGGACCTGGGCTGCGACTTCTACGCCTTCAGCGGGCACAAGATGTTCGGCCCCACCGGCATCGGCGTGCTGTACGGCCGCAAGGAGATGCTGGAGGCCATGCCGCCGTACCAGGGCGGCGGGGACATGATCCTCTCCGTGACGATGGAGAAGGTGACGTACAACCGGGTGCCGTACCGCTTCGAGGCAGGCACGCCCAACCTGGAGGGCGCGGTGGGGTTGGCGGCGGCCATCCGCTACCTGGAGGCACTGGGGATGGAGAACGTCGCCGCGCACGACCGGGAGCTGCTGGCCTACGCCACGCAGGCGCTGGAGTCGGTGCCGGGGCTGCGCATGGTAGGCACGGCGCGCGAGAAGTCCGGCGTGTTGTCCTTCATGCTGGCGGATATCCACCCGCACGACGTGGGCACCATCCTGGACCGCGAGGGCATCTGCATCCGCACGGGCCACCACTGCGCGCAGCCGGTGATGCAGCACTTCAAGGTGCCGGCCACGTCCCGGGCGTCGCTGGCGCTCTACAACACGCGCGAGGACGTGGACGCGCTCGTCCGTGGCCTGCACAAGGTCCTGGAGGTGTTCCAGTGA
- the sufU gene encoding Fe-S cluster assembly sulfur transfer protein SufU, which yields MSASDDLKDLYQEVVLEHSKRPRNYRVVEGATAEAAGHNPLCGDQLVVTLKVEGGVIKDVAFQGQGCAISKASASLMTGAVKDRTRAEAEDLFERVHKLVTEGPESVDVDALGKLAVLSGVSEFPARVKCASLAWHTLRAALEGRGEAVSTE from the coding sequence GTGAGTGCGTCGGATGACTTGAAGGACCTCTATCAAGAGGTCGTGCTGGAGCACTCCAAGCGGCCGCGCAACTACCGCGTGGTGGAGGGCGCCACCGCGGAGGCGGCGGGCCACAACCCGCTGTGCGGCGACCAGCTGGTGGTGACGCTGAAGGTGGAGGGCGGCGTCATCAAGGACGTGGCCTTCCAGGGCCAGGGCTGCGCCATCTCCAAGGCGTCCGCGTCGTTGATGACGGGGGCGGTGAAGGACCGGACGCGCGCGGAGGCGGAGGACCTCTTCGAGCGCGTCCACAAGCTGGTGACGGAAGGTCCGGAGTCGGTGGACGTGGACGCGCTGGGCAAGCTGGCGGTGCTGTCCGGCGTCAGTGAGTTTCCCGCGCGGGTGAAGTGCGCCAGCCTGGCCTGGCACACGCTGCGCGCGGCATTGGAGGGACGCGGCGAGGCCGTGTCCACGGAGTAG
- the sufT gene encoding putative Fe-S cluster assembly protein SufT has product MRGMMAVLERDVSATIIPSGDRVVLPGGSELRVMQTLGGNITVQDPYGQLFRIDEKDGGVLGEEYAPKEKAAGDPSEFNEEQVWEQLRTVYDPEIPVNIVELGLVYACKAEPLPEGGQRVDIQMTLTAPGCGMGPVLVEDVRTKVGSVPGVVETRVELVWDPPWGQDRMSDVARLQLGWM; this is encoded by the coding sequence ATGCGAGGAATGATGGCGGTGCTGGAGCGCGACGTGTCCGCGACAATCATCCCCAGCGGAGACCGGGTGGTGCTGCCCGGAGGCTCCGAGCTGCGGGTGATGCAGACGCTCGGCGGCAACATCACGGTGCAGGACCCCTACGGTCAGCTCTTCCGCATCGACGAGAAGGACGGCGGCGTATTGGGCGAGGAGTACGCTCCCAAGGAGAAGGCCGCCGGCGACCCCAGCGAGTTCAACGAGGAGCAGGTCTGGGAGCAACTGCGCACGGTGTACGACCCGGAGATTCCGGTGAACATCGTCGAGCTGGGCCTGGTGTACGCGTGCAAGGCGGAGCCGCTGCCGGAAGGCGGGCAGCGGGTGGACATCCAGATGACGCTCACCGCGCCCGGTTGCGGCATGGGGCCGGTGCTGGTGGAGGACGTGCGCACCAAGGTGGGCTCGGTGCCTGGGGTGGTGGAGACGCGCGTGGAGCTCGTCTGGGATCCGCCCTGGGGGCAGGACCGCATGTCGGACGTGGCGCGGCTCCAGCTCGGTTGGATGTAG
- a CDS encoding type 1 glutamine amidotransferase domain-containing protein yields the protein MKKLRGLRVAVLAADGFEQVELTAPVKKLKRQGAEVTIVSPHKGRIRGMNLLVPGKKISVDASLREVKAADFDAVLLPGGFVNPDLLRQSALALDFVRDADALDLPMAVICHGPWVLISAGLVEERALAAWPGIRDDVRNAGGRWVDEPVMRDGNWVSSPGPRQMFAFIKGMVELFAEKMPEVSARAPMVPVRQAAPSLWPKLLAGTLATAALGLGARRLALR from the coding sequence ATGAAGAAGCTGAGAGGGTTGCGAGTGGCCGTGCTCGCGGCGGATGGCTTCGAACAGGTGGAGCTGACAGCGCCAGTGAAGAAGCTGAAGCGTCAGGGCGCCGAGGTGACGATTGTGTCCCCCCACAAGGGCCGCATCCGCGGGATGAACCTCCTGGTTCCGGGGAAGAAAATCTCCGTGGACGCGTCCCTGCGCGAGGTGAAGGCGGCGGACTTCGACGCGGTCCTCCTGCCTGGAGGTTTCGTGAACCCGGACCTGCTGCGGCAAAGCGCGCTCGCCCTGGACTTCGTGCGGGACGCCGACGCGCTGGACCTGCCCATGGCCGTCATCTGTCATGGACCGTGGGTCCTGATTTCGGCGGGACTCGTGGAGGAACGGGCGCTGGCCGCGTGGCCGGGCATCCGCGACGACGTGCGCAACGCGGGCGGCCGCTGGGTGGATGAACCGGTGATGCGCGATGGCAACTGGGTCTCCAGCCCGGGACCGCGACAGATGTTCGCGTTCATCAAGGGCATGGTGGAGCTCTTCGCGGAGAAGATGCCGGAGGTCTCCGCGCGCGCGCCCATGGTGCCCGTGCGCCAGGCAGCGCCTTCCCTGTGGCCGAAGCTGCTCGCGGGAACGCTGGCCACCGCGGCGCTCGGATTGGGCGCGCGGCGGCTGGCCCTGCGCTGA